Below is a genomic region from Brassica oleracea var. oleracea cultivar TO1000 chromosome C9, BOL, whole genome shotgun sequence.
TTTGACTTATCAACAGGAAGAGATAGTGAAGAAAGTCAACGAACATCCAAACGCTGGATGGAAAGCTGCTTTAAATGATCGTTTCTCTAACGCAACTGTAATAGATCTTTAAATTTATCTTCATATAAGCAACAAAGGTTTCTTCTTGTAATTATATGATTAACCATTTGTAATTAATTCTGCAGGTTGCAGAGTTTAAGCGTCTTCTTGGTGTTAAACCAACACCTAAGAAGTTACTCTTAGGTGTTCCTGTTGTAAGCCATGATCAATCTCTGAAGCTACCTAAGTCATTCGATGCTAGAACTGCTTGGCCTCAATGCACCAGCATTGGCAGCATCTTAGGTTCGGTCTTTTTTAGATTTCATTTTCAACAGTTTGTGTCTCAGACTCTTCATTTTGGTTCCTAACTATTGATTTTGTCTGTGTGTGTGTTTTTGTTAACTCTTCTCTTAACAGATCAGGTAAAGCTTCAGTCTTTTCATGGTTCTTGTAACGTTCTAAGAACCGTTATTAATAACATTTTGTGGTTATAGGGACATTGTGGTTCTTGCTGGGCCTTTGGTGCTGTTGAATCATTATCTGATAGATTCTGTATCCAATTCGGAATGGTAAAAAACACTAATCAACAAATTAGAAGAAAAAAAACAACAACTTAAAATTCAATGAATGTTTCTTCAATTTTCAGAACATTACTTTATCAGTAAATGATCTCTTAGCATGTTGTGGATTCCGTTGTGGTGACGGTTGTGACGGTGGCTACCCTGTTGCTGCTTGGCGATACTTTTCTTACAGTGGTGTTGTCACTGAAGAGGTAAAAACTAGTCTCTCGCTAAAAATCTTTAATCTTCAATTGGTTCTGATTCAAATTTTTTTTGGTGATTAGTGTGATCCGTACTTTGATCAAACCGGATGCTCTCACCCTGGTTGTGAACCTGCATATGATACACCGAAATGCATGAGGAAATGCGTTAGCGGAAACCAGTTATGGGGCGAGTCAAAGCATTACAGTGTTAGTACATACATTGTCAAGTCTAATCCACAAGACATCATGGCTGAGATTTACAAGAATGGACCTGTTGAAGTCTCTTTCACAGTTTATGAGGTAATAAAGAAACATCAACGATTGTGGATGAAGCTGTAAGAAAGATTTGGATCATTAATGGGTTTTTTTTTATTAGGACTTTGCTCATTACAAATCTGGAGTGTACAAGCACATAACAGGTTATAACATTGGTGGTCATGCTGTTAAACTTATTGGTTGGGGAACTACTGATGATGGAGAAGATTATTGGGTAAATTTTAAAAAATTTGAAGTTAAATCAAGATTTTTACAACGGTTTGCTTATTATTATTTTTGAATTTTTTGTAGTTGTTGGCAAATCAGTGGAACAGAAGCTGGGGTGATGTAAGTGTTACTCTATTTTGTAATTAAATTTTAAGTTGATTTATAATGTGGGTTTGAACAAAATAAAAGTTAACTTTTTTTTTTTACGTCATAAAAGTTAATTTATAATGTGGGGGTTGTTAACATGTATGAAATTATATTTGCAGGATGGTTATTTCATGATTAGGAGAGGGACAAATGAATGTGGAATTGAGGATGAACCAGTGGGTGGTTTGCCTTCAAGCAAGAATGTGTTCAAGGTTATTACCGGTTCAGATGAGATTTCTGTTGCGGTTTAAGATCAGAGATGGATAAGTTTGTGTCTGTAAGATATACTATGTTACTGTGTTGTTTGTTTGTTATTGTTGTTTCCGGTAACCAGATCTTGTTGGCCGTGAAAATGTTATAGACATTAAATAATTCAAGACGAGCAAAAAATATGATATGGTTTCTTTGCTTCTTTCTTAGCTGTTGATGATTATCTTGAATTCAACTTCCGTTTTACTACAAATTTTTATGCAACAATCACATGTCGGAAATACTTGGTCTATTAAAGGACTATGAATCAGTATATACAATTGAGAAAAACGTGCGTCTGTATAGGTTTACTATAGCTATCTAACCAGTAGAGAAGTAGAAACATTACTTCAACTTGGTCTTAAGAGGTAAAAAAAAACTCAAAGATCGTGAATAACACCTTCAATGACTTTCTGAGCTGCATCTCTAACACTCAAAAGGTTTGTTTTAATCTCATTACACAATCTTCCTTCAACTAGCCGTACAGGTAACCACATCTTTGGTTTTACATCCACTGTGTATGCACGCGTTGTCGGAAAATCTTTAAACTGTAAATCCGAAGCCTCCCCTTTGTCCAACTGTGTAACAAAAACAAAACATCAAAACCAGCTTTGTGGAAAGGTATATATGAATGTGTTTGAACATTGGATTATTACTTGTTCGATGGACCATTTGCCTTCAAACAACTGAAAATCTCCTTCGACCATCTTAAAGTCGATTTCACGTCTCCTCCCATGTGGTAGAATCTCAAGCTCCTTCTCGAAACAATCTAGAACAGCTTTGGCATTAAACTTAAGACCCAATGCTATGCTTTGCTGTCCCATCTGTTCAAAGAAACACAAACCTGAGAATGAGACTGGTTTATACAAATACCACTTGATGCTCATAAAAGAAACTCGATCAGGCTACCAATATGGTAAGCACAAAAAAAAAAACTCGGTTCAAGTTGGGTTATGAGTTCGGTTCAAGTTGGCAGATAAACCAGTTCAGTCGGTTAGTTCGGTTTTCCAATCAAAAGAAAATCCTAACCATATGATACCATTTGTGACCAAAAAAAAAAAAAAAAAAAAAAAAAAAAAAAAAAAAAAAAAAAAAAAAAAAAAAAAAAAACATATGATACCATATCCTAACTAAATTTGTGAACCGAACTAACCACAATTTTTTAATAGCAATCACTAAACTAACCGAATTTAACCAAAATTGTCCAATTTTTTTTGAATAGAAATAACTAAATTAGCCGAATTTAACCAAAATTATCCAATTTTTGAATATAAATAACTAAATTAACCGAATTTAAGCAAAACTATCCAAAATTTTAACTAAATTCTTATAGAAATCTAACTGAAACCGAAAACTTTAATTAATTCCCGCACAATTTCATAACCGAACTACCCTAATAACGAACTGAATATTCCTTCGGTTCAAATCCGCAATTCAAACCAAACTAACCAAAACCGAATCAAACCGAACCCGGCTGCTTATACAAGGACACGGTTGTGAACTGAAGCTCTCCATCTATCACCCAAGTTGGATAAAATCAACAGAAATGTGAAGTACTGTTACGTAATAAAGAGCAAGAAACCTGGAAAAGACGAACACGGTTGCCTTCCTTCTCGACCAACTCGCTGACGACAAGGCCCGGTATGAACTCCGACAGCTTCTCGTAATCAGTCAACACGCTCCACACGGCATCGAGGCTCGCTTCCATCCCAACCTTCGAGCGTATCCGCCGCGAGCTCTTCTCGAGCTTCTCCACCGAGATGAGAACAACCCCATCCTCCGTCTTCCCATCTGCCAAGCATTCGATCAAACAATCATCTTCATTGGTTTCATTCTCATCCTCGTTATAATAATCGTCCTCGCTGGAATCAAACCGCGGAGAATTGTTGTCAAATCGACAGGTGAAACATCTACGAGAAGAGG
It encodes:
- the LOC106315936 gene encoding uncharacterized protein LOC106315936, with amino-acid sequence MQIVSDFSSAFSHPRAAALATTTTSNSSISISHSPAIKFHSTNASPSSTLLLASSSSSSSRRCFTCRFDNNSPRFDSSEDDYYNEDENETNEDDCLIECLADGKTEDGVVLISVEKLEKSSRRIRSKVGMEASLDAVWSVLTDYEKLSEFIPGLVVSELVEKEGNRVRLFQMGQQSIALGLKFNAKAVLDCFEKELEILPHGRRREIDFKMVEGDFQLFEGKWSIEQLDKGEASDLQFKDFPTTRAYTVDVKPKMWLPVRLVEGRLCNEIKTNLLSVRDAAQKVIEGVIHDL
- the LOC106313065 gene encoding cathepsin B → MAADPTTKLCVVSVVLLLALVSSLQGVSADNLTKQKLNSKILQEEIVKKVNEHPNAGWKAALNDRFSNATVAEFKRLLGVKPTPKKLLLGVPVVSHDQSLKLPKSFDARTAWPQCTSIGSILDQGHCGSCWAFGAVESLSDRFCIQFGMNITLSVNDLLACCGFRCGDGCDGGYPVAAWRYFSYSGVVTEECDPYFDQTGCSHPGCEPAYDTPKCMRKCVSGNQLWGESKHYSVSTYIVKSNPQDIMAEIYKNGPVEVSFTVYEDFAHYKSGVYKHITGYNIGGHAVKLIGWGTTDDGEDYWLLANQWNRSWGDDGYFMIRRGTNECGIEDEPVGGLPSSKNVFKVITGSDEISVAV